From the genome of Ignavibacteriales bacterium, one region includes:
- a CDS encoding T9SS type A sorting domain-containing protein, protein MQSQNFSINQDDSIYFVYSYNPIQTGVDIGKITFYNNSIIDSETVLLKGYAGIPVIQIPFQTVSFWEVELGITKDTTLTVRNLGVDTLFIDSIRTSNSVFNYNYENNFISPWDSLSLHLSFTPTSLAYYEAKLILFTNNYSSPDSLTLEGYGVRPVGISEEINWFSSFELFQNYPNPFNPVTTISFNILRESEVLLEVYNALGKRVAKLVDSKLRSGNYKIVFDGSILSSGVYFYKLKAEEFVSTKKFVLIK, encoded by the coding sequence TTGCAATCACAAAATTTTTCGATAAATCAGGATGATAGCATATATTTTGTTTACTCATATAATCCGATACAAACCGGTGTGGATATCGGGAAAATTACATTTTATAATAATTCAATTATTGATTCCGAGACCGTTTTGTTAAAAGGTTACGCGGGTATACCTGTTATCCAGATTCCTTTTCAAACGGTTTCATTCTGGGAAGTTGAATTGGGAATTACAAAAGATACCACGTTAACAGTAAGGAATTTGGGTGTTGATACACTATTTATAGACTCAATAAGAACAAGCAATTCAGTTTTCAACTATAATTATGAAAACAATTTTATATCCCCTTGGGATTCTCTGTCTTTACATTTGTCTTTTACCCCAACTTCATTAGCATATTATGAAGCTAAGTTGATTTTGTTTACAAATAATTACTCTTCTCCTGACTCACTAACATTAGAAGGATATGGCGTACGTCCAGTTGGGATTTCTGAAGAAATAAACTGGTTTTCATCTTTTGAATTATTCCAAAACTATCCTAATCCATTTAATCCCGTGACAACAATAAGCTTTAATATTTTAAGAGAATCAGAAGTACTTCTAGAAGTCTATAATGCTTTAGGTAAAAGAGTCGCTAAATTAGTTGATTCAAAACTTCGATCTGGCAATTACAAAATAGTTTTTGATGGGTCTATATTATCAAGCGGTGTTTATTTCTATAAATTAAAAGCTGAAGAATTTGTTTCGACAAAAAAATTTGTTTTAATAAAATAG
- a CDS encoding T9SS type A sorting domain-containing protein, which translates to MFGSDNYSLLKSSDKGVTWTQTSLNTSITDITVNSNLQLFAASNENGLYRSIDNGLNWERLSGGLTSGRYSSIIVHPNGYIFAGSLTLLEGVFRSTNNGNTWTQVSNGLPQDPLSYLYVTDITIASDSSIVLTTAFNGIFRSTDYGNNWINVLSGSFTSLSSNGNQIYASCYDDTNLRGWIYRSDDNGQSWVLTGWKFTRVKNILLRNGVVIASSDQGVGISTDNGSSWTFKNFGTDYQIVNSLEYDFYGKLFAVVNAGIYNPTDDGKNWYPFYPSTNNYYVKDFEKLRTGIMFMGTRTSSGGIIGAVFRSPNGQSWTKILDAEVWFLENENDSIIYIGTEMHQGLYRYHVKQNILQHLLGSVSVFSFTSKAGGILLAGSGQYEGTMYRSTDNGGTWVESANGLGPVSITSMVTTSQGYIVAASYGSSTTGYGIYISSDNGVNWNHTSITEGNFNVLFINSNGEIFAGGEKGKLLKSTDEGNTWSDISSGLPFDRILCLAQNPSGYLLAGTADNGIYITSEPTGVSFDNKVANFSLSQNYPNPFNPTTKINYEIPERCTVQLKIFNLLGQEIKSLVSEEQFAGKYEIEFDGGNLSSGVYFYKMSAGDFSETKKFIILR; encoded by the coding sequence ATGTTTGGCTCAGACAATTATTCTCTTCTTAAATCATCGGATAAAGGGGTCACCTGGACACAGACTAGTTTGAACACAAGTATTACCGATATCACTGTGAATTCAAATCTTCAACTTTTTGCTGCTTCAAATGAGAATGGACTTTATCGATCTATTGATAACGGTTTAAATTGGGAAAGATTGAGTGGAGGCCTAACATCCGGTAGATACAGTAGTATTATTGTTCATCCAAATGGATACATTTTTGCCGGTTCTCTTACTTTACTTGAAGGGGTTTTCCGTTCAACTAACAACGGAAATACTTGGACTCAAGTTTCTAACGGACTACCTCAAGATCCATTATCATATCTTTATGTAACAGATATTACCATTGCTTCTGATAGTTCTATAGTATTAACAACAGCTTTTAATGGAATATTCAGATCTACAGATTATGGAAATAATTGGATTAATGTCTTGAGTGGAAGTTTTACATCATTGTCTTCAAATGGCAATCAAATCTATGCATCGTGTTATGATGATACAAATTTAAGGGGATGGATTTATCGATCAGATGATAATGGACAAAGCTGGGTATTAACTGGATGGAAATTTACAAGGGTGAAAAATATTTTGTTGAGGAATGGCGTTGTTATAGCTTCAAGTGATCAGGGTGTTGGGATTTCGACCGACAACGGCTCAAGTTGGACTTTTAAAAATTTTGGAACCGATTATCAAATTGTAAATTCATTAGAATACGATTTTTACGGTAAACTATTTGCTGTTGTAAATGCAGGGATCTATAATCCAACCGATGATGGAAAAAATTGGTACCCATTTTATCCCTCTACAAACAATTATTATGTAAAAGATTTTGAAAAATTGAGAACAGGTATAATGTTTATGGGAACAAGAACTTCAAGTGGAGGAATAATAGGTGCAGTTTTTCGTTCTCCAAATGGACAGTCGTGGACGAAAATATTAGATGCTGAAGTATGGTTTTTAGAGAATGAAAATGACAGTATAATTTATATTGGTACTGAAATGCATCAAGGTTTATATAGGTACCATGTAAAACAAAACATATTACAGCACCTATTAGGTTCTGTATCGGTTTTTTCCTTTACATCTAAGGCAGGGGGAATATTGCTTGCCGGTTCAGGCCAGTACGAGGGAACAATGTATCGCTCAACAGACAATGGGGGCACTTGGGTAGAATCAGCAAATGGTCTTGGCCCAGTTTCTATAACTTCAATGGTTACAACCTCACAAGGATATATCGTGGCGGCCAGTTATGGTTCCAGCACAACTGGGTATGGAATTTATATTTCTTCAGATAATGGTGTTAACTGGAATCATACATCTATTACGGAAGGTAATTTTAATGTGCTCTTTATAAATAGTAACGGGGAAATATTTGCTGGAGGAGAAAAAGGGAAACTTTTAAAGTCAACTGATGAAGGAAATACCTGGAGTGACATTAGTTCTGGTCTTCCTTTTGATAGAATATTATGTCTAGCCCAGAATCCAAGTGGATATTTGCTTGCAGGAACGGCGGACAACGGTATTTATATAACTTCAGAACCCACAGGAGTTTCTTTTGATAATAAGGTGGCGAATTTTTCTCTGAGTCAGAATTATCCAAATCCTTTTAATCCAACAACTAAAATCAATTATGAGATTCCAGAACGATGTACAGTTCAATTAAAAATTTTTAATTTACTTGGTCAAGAGATTAAATCGTTAGTAAGTGAGGAACAATTTGCAGGCAAGTATGAAATAGAATTTGATGGTGGCAATCTTTCAAGTGGTGTTTATTTTTACAAAATGAGCGCTGGGGATTTTTCTGAGACTAAAAAATTTATCATCCTAAGATAA
- a CDS encoding hydrogenase, with protein sequence MNINAQTEYSRKLIRYGIILFFLGLITGFIIPILENPRMALSSHLEATMNGMLLIIFGLIWPKLNLTNKLSKICFSLAIFGTFTNWITTLLASIWGAGSEMMPIAGGNLQGTTLQEIIIKTGLVSLSFSMVSVCLVLLWGLRDKYQKAN encoded by the coding sequence TTGAATATTAATGCCCAAACTGAATACAGTAGAAAATTAATCCGCTATGGAATAATATTATTTTTTCTAGGATTAATTACTGGATTTATAATTCCGATATTAGAAAATCCCCGAATGGCTTTATCAAGTCATCTTGAAGCCACAATGAACGGAATGCTATTAATTATTTTTGGATTAATTTGGCCAAAATTAAACCTTACAAATAAATTATCAAAAATATGTTTCAGCCTTGCAATATTTGGAACATTTACTAATTGGATTACAACACTGTTAGCAAGCATATGGGGAGCTGGGTCTGAAATGATGCCAATTGCTGGTGGCAACTTACAAGGAACAACTTTGCAAGAAATTATTATTAAGACTGGATTAGTATCATTATCATTCTCAATGGTATCAGTTTGTTTAGTACTTTTATGGGGTCTTAGAGATAAATATCAAAAGGCAAATTAA
- a CDS encoding type II toxin-antitoxin system RelE/ParE family toxin, producing MSVTKYQVRLLKIAEEDFTEIISFIAADNVNAANSLANKIEKNLELLSDNPRLGRIPRDEEIRQLGYRYIIVQNYIIFYTVEERTILIHRILHGARNYKTLL from the coding sequence ATGTCAGTAACTAAATATCAAGTTAGACTTCTCAAAATAGCTGAAGAAGATTTCACCGAAATCATTTCATTTATAGCAGCCGATAATGTCAATGCCGCCAATTCACTTGCAAACAAAATTGAAAAGAACTTAGAATTATTATCTGATAATCCAAGATTGGGAAGGATTCCAAGAGATGAAGAAATTAGACAACTTGGTTACAGATATATAATTGTTCAAAATTATATTATTTTCTATACGGTTGAAGAAAGAACAATCCTTATCCACAGAATATTACACGGAGCAAGAAATTATAAAACACTTCTTTAA
- a CDS encoding type II toxin-antitoxin system Phd/YefM family antitoxin, giving the protein MPIIKPISDLRNKSNEISELAHNSNEPIYITKNGEGDLVVMSMSHYSNLQLKLDLLSKLSVAQNQKAHGDKGATLKQVMTNIRKSSKCQ; this is encoded by the coding sequence ATGCCAATAATAAAACCAATATCTGATTTAAGAAATAAATCAAATGAAATTTCTGAATTAGCGCATAATTCCAATGAGCCAATTTACATAACTAAAAATGGTGAAGGTGATTTGGTCGTTATGTCAATGTCTCATTATTCAAATCTTCAATTAAAACTTGATTTGCTTTCCAAACTTTCTGTCGCTCAAAATCAAAAAGCTCATGGCGATAAAGGAGCAACTTTAAAGCAAGTTATGACAAATATTCGGAAGTCAAGTAAATGTCAGTAA
- a CDS encoding isocitrate lyase/phosphoenolpyruvate mutase family protein, with the protein MVSSIQKEKAELFLKFHQDKEILVLLNSWDIGSSKLIEACGYKAIATTSMGIAASLGYPDCQIITLSEMIESITGIVNGVQVPVTVDIESGYGNNINEIIDSVKKIIATGIVGINIEDSVDLSPELIDEIEFCERISAIRALSDSLRFHLVINARTDSFYTSSGSTREKLSESIKRGNKYREAGADCIFVQPVWEKETISTLVKEINAPINILSNPTIGTGLPLSVSELQDLGVARLSLGSGLMKATLALIKKVADELSEKGTYNILLDTLTPFPEAAMAYKMAIGLNK; encoded by the coding sequence ATGGTTTCAAGTATTCAAAAAGAAAAAGCCGAATTGTTCTTGAAATTTCATCAAGACAAAGAAATTCTGGTTCTATTAAACTCGTGGGACATCGGAAGTTCCAAATTAATAGAAGCATGTGGCTATAAAGCAATCGCAACAACAAGTATGGGAATAGCTGCCTCATTAGGTTATCCTGACTGCCAGATAATAACATTGTCAGAAATGATTGAATCTATAACGGGGATCGTAAATGGAGTACAAGTTCCGGTTACTGTAGACATAGAATCCGGATATGGAAATAATATAAATGAAATAATTGATTCTGTTAAAAAGATAATTGCAACAGGAATAGTTGGAATAAACATTGAAGATAGTGTTGATTTAAGTCCAGAATTAATTGACGAGATAGAATTTTGTGAAAGAATATCAGCTATTCGGGCATTGTCAGATTCACTGCGCTTTCATTTAGTAATTAATGCAAGAACGGATTCATTTTATACTTCGTCAGGTTCGACACGAGAAAAATTATCTGAATCAATTAAGCGCGGCAATAAATACCGGGAAGCTGGTGCAGACTGCATATTTGTACAACCCGTATGGGAAAAAGAAACGATTTCAACATTGGTTAAGGAAATTAATGCTCCAATAAATATTCTTTCAAACCCTACGATTGGGACAGGATTACCATTATCAGTTAGTGAACTGCAGGATTTAGGTGTGGCCCGCTTAAGCCTGGGTTCAGGTTTAATGAAAGCTACTTTAGCCTTAATTAAAAAAGTTGCTGATGAACTATCAGAAAAGGGAACATACAATATTTTATTAGATACTTTAACACCGTTTCCCGAAGCCGCGATGGCATATAAAATGGCAATAGGGTTGAACAAATAA